One Streptomyces coeruleorubidus DNA segment encodes these proteins:
- a CDS encoding LCP family protein produces MDAQRRGRGDQIDPADQWVLNPNTGEYELRLSPSAAQSPVSGTRGSTPPTGAGGRTAEARKSAPGDATSRAGATRTDVPPQRRRRGAPEEPPPGRRGGRRPVQRKPKKAKKALMWTGGTMAFVLLGVGAAGYFYLRHLEGNVTTTDVGSAGASNFSKDEAFSILIIGTDKRTGEGNEGYGDKGSSGHADTTILLHVAKDRSNATALSIPRDLIVNIPDCPTKLEDGSEKIVPGQQGVRFNRSLGESGRDPGCTMLTVEENTGIDVDHFMMADFNAVKTLTTAVDGVDVCVEKPVNDKESKLVLPAGPSKVEGEQALAFVRTRKSFGNSGDLDRIKVQQQFLGSLMRKMSSSNILTNPSKLLKLAEAATKALTVDKAIGNVGTLKDIALELKKVPTKNIAFTTVPVKDNPAETVKATVVLNEAQAPQVFDMIKNDVSFTEVKEQKKKEKDAEAARLKGSKAPASEVRVRVLNGGAVTGSAQKTLQYLQVEEGVTKSENGGNAPAALAKTTLEYAPDQADQARRLADIMGLSGSALKPGESVTNSQGLPAMTLTLGKDFKGAGVKLNAPVEAADVEKSTADKVKCAS; encoded by the coding sequence GTGGACGCGCAACGCCGTGGGCGGGGGGACCAGATCGACCCCGCAGACCAGTGGGTACTCAATCCGAACACCGGCGAATACGAACTGCGACTGTCTCCATCCGCAGCGCAATCGCCGGTATCCGGGACACGCGGATCCACTCCCCCGACGGGGGCGGGCGGCCGTACGGCGGAAGCGCGTAAGTCGGCTCCCGGTGACGCCACTTCACGTGCGGGCGCCACCCGCACCGATGTTCCGCCCCAGCGCCGGCGGCGCGGTGCGCCCGAGGAGCCGCCGCCCGGGCGGCGCGGCGGGCGTCGGCCGGTGCAGCGGAAGCCGAAGAAGGCCAAGAAGGCGCTGATGTGGACCGGCGGCACGATGGCGTTCGTACTGCTCGGGGTCGGCGCGGCCGGCTACTTCTACCTCCGGCACCTGGAGGGCAACGTCACGACGACCGACGTCGGCAGCGCGGGTGCCAGCAACTTCAGCAAGGACGAGGCCTTCAGCATCCTCATCATCGGCACGGACAAGCGCACCGGTGAGGGCAACGAGGGCTACGGCGACAAGGGCAGTTCCGGGCACGCCGACACCACGATCCTGCTGCACGTCGCCAAGGACCGCTCCAACGCGACCGCGCTCAGCATCCCCCGGGACCTGATCGTGAACATCCCCGACTGCCCGACGAAGCTGGAGGACGGTTCGGAGAAGATCGTCCCGGGCCAACAGGGGGTCCGCTTCAACCGGAGCCTCGGGGAGAGCGGCCGGGACCCGGGCTGCACCATGCTCACGGTGGAGGAGAACACCGGCATCGATGTCGACCACTTCATGATGGCCGACTTCAACGCGGTGAAGACGCTGACCACGGCGGTGGACGGCGTCGACGTCTGTGTCGAGAAGCCGGTCAACGACAAGGAGTCCAAACTCGTCCTGCCCGCGGGCCCGTCGAAGGTCGAGGGCGAGCAGGCCCTCGCGTTCGTCCGTACGCGCAAGAGCTTCGGCAACAGCGGTGACCTGGACCGGATCAAGGTGCAGCAGCAGTTCCTGGGCTCCCTCATGCGCAAGATGTCCTCCAGTAACATCCTCACCAACCCCTCGAAGCTGCTGAAGCTGGCCGAGGCCGCCACCAAGGCGCTCACCGTGGACAAGGCCATCGGCAACGTCGGCACGCTCAAGGACATCGCCCTGGAGCTGAAGAAGGTGCCGACGAAGAACATCGCCTTCACGACCGTCCCGGTGAAGGACAACCCGGCGGAGACGGTGAAGGCGACGGTCGTCCTGAACGAGGCGCAGGCCCCCCAGGTGTTCGACATGATCAAGAACGACGTCTCGTTCACCGAGGTCAAGGAGCAGAAGAAGAAGGAGAAGGACGCCGAGGCCGCGCGGCTGAAGGGCAGCAAGGCCCCGGCCTCCGAGGTCCGGGTCCGGGTCCTCAACGGCGGTGCCGTCACCGGCAGCGCGCAGAAGACCCTCCAGTACCTCCAGGTCGAGGAGGGCGTGACCAAGTCCGAGAACGGCGGGAACGCGCCCGCCGCACTGGCGAAGACCACGCTCGAGTACGCCCCCGACCAGGCCGACCAGGCCCGCCGCCTCGCCGACATCATGGGGCTGTCGGGGTCGGCGCTGAAGCCCGGCGAGAGCGTGACCAACTCCCAGGGCCTGCCCGCGATGACCCTGACCCTCGGCAAGGACTTCAAGGGCGCCGGCGTGAAGCTCAACGCCCCGGTCGAGGCGGCGGACGTGGAGAAGTCCACCGCCGACAAGGTGAAGTGCGCGAGTTGA
- a CDS encoding acyl-CoA thioesterase, giving the protein MTDQAPAADSGTPDIPGKPTSASRTTLSHIMTHNDTNLLGTVHGGVIMKLVDDAAGAVAGRHSGGPAVTASMDEMAFLEPVRVGDLVHVKAQVNWTGRTSMEVGVRVLAERWNESAPPTQVGSAYLVFAAVDADGKPRRVPPVLPETERDKRRYQEAQIRRTHRLARRRAIMELREKRAAEGFED; this is encoded by the coding sequence ATGACAGACCAGGCCCCAGCCGCGGATTCCGGCACTCCGGATATCCCGGGCAAGCCGACTTCGGCCTCCCGCACCACCCTCAGCCACATCATGACCCACAACGACACGAACCTTCTGGGGACGGTGCACGGCGGGGTGATCATGAAGCTGGTGGACGACGCGGCGGGTGCCGTGGCCGGGCGGCACTCCGGCGGGCCGGCCGTCACCGCGTCCATGGACGAGATGGCCTTCCTGGAGCCGGTCCGCGTCGGTGACCTGGTCCACGTCAAGGCGCAGGTCAACTGGACCGGCCGCACCTCCATGGAGGTCGGCGTCCGGGTCCTGGCCGAACGCTGGAACGAGTCCGCCCCGCCCACCCAGGTCGGCTCCGCCTACCTCGTCTTCGCGGCCGTCGACGCCGACGGCAAGCCCCGCCGGGTCCCCCCGGTGCTCCCGGAGACCGAACGCGACAAGCGCCGCTACCAGGAGGCCCAGATCCGCCGCACCCACCGCCTGGCCCGCCGCCGGGCGATCATGGAACTGCGGGAGAAGCGGGCGGCGGAGGGGTTCGAGGACTGA
- a CDS encoding IS110 family transposase, translated as MNDSDEIGVFLGLDVGKSAHHGHGLTPTGKKVFDKQLPNTEPKLRDVFTKLKTKFGTVLVIVDQPASIGALPLTVARDAGCKVAYLPGLAMRRIADLYPGEAKTDAKDAAVIADAARTMPHTLRSLEVSDEITAELTVLVGFDQDLAAEATRTSNRIRGLLTQFHPSLERVLGPRLDHQAVTWLLERYGSPAALRKAGRRRLVEVIRPKAPRMAKRLIDDIFEALDEQTVVVPGTGTLDIVIPSLARSLSAVHEQRRATEAQIAALLEDHPLSKVLTSLPGVGVRTAATLLVTVGDGTSFPTAAHLASYAGLAPTTKSSGTSIHGEHAPRGGNRQLKRAMFLSAFAALHDPASRTYYDKCRTRGKTHTQALLRLARQRINVLFAMLRDGTFYEPRTPRLA; from the coding sequence TTGAACGACAGCGACGAGATAGGCGTCTTCCTCGGCCTGGACGTCGGCAAGAGCGCCCACCACGGGCACGGCCTCACCCCGACCGGCAAGAAGGTCTTCGACAAGCAGCTGCCCAATACCGAACCGAAGTTGCGGGACGTCTTCACCAAGCTGAAGACCAAGTTCGGCACCGTCCTGGTGATCGTGGACCAGCCCGCCTCGATCGGCGCCCTGCCCCTGACGGTCGCCCGCGACGCGGGCTGCAAGGTCGCCTACCTGCCCGGACTCGCCATGCGCCGGATAGCCGATCTCTACCCCGGCGAGGCGAAGACCGACGCGAAGGACGCCGCGGTCATCGCCGACGCGGCCCGCACGATGCCACACACCCTGCGCTCGCTGGAGGTCAGCGACGAGATCACCGCCGAGCTGACAGTTCTGGTCGGCTTCGACCAGGACCTCGCGGCTGAGGCCACCCGCACCAGCAACCGCATCCGCGGCCTGCTCACCCAGTTCCACCCCAGCCTGGAGCGCGTCCTCGGCCCCCGGCTCGACCATCAGGCCGTCACCTGGCTGCTGGAACGCTACGGATCTCCGGCCGCGCTGCGAAAAGCCGGCCGCCGCAGGCTCGTTGAGGTGATCCGGCCCAAGGCTCCCCGGATGGCGAAGCGGCTGATCGACGACATCTTCGAGGCCCTCGACGAGCAGACCGTCGTCGTTCCGGGCACCGGCACGCTCGACATCGTGATCCCGTCGCTGGCCCGCTCGCTCAGCGCCGTCCATGAACAGCGACGGGCGACGGAAGCCCAGATCGCAGCCCTGCTGGAGGACCACCCTCTTTCAAAGGTCCTGACGTCGCTGCCCGGCGTCGGCGTCAGGACCGCCGCCACGCTGCTGGTCACCGTCGGCGACGGCACCAGCTTTCCCACCGCCGCGCACCTGGCCTCCTACGCCGGCCTCGCCCCGACCACGAAGTCGTCGGGCACCTCGATCCACGGCGAGCACGCCCCACGGGGCGGCAACCGGCAGCTCAAACGGGCGATGTTCCTGTCCGCGTTCGCCGCCCTGCACGATCCCGCCTCCCGCACCTACTACGACAAGTGCCGGACCAGAGGAAAGACCCACACACAGGCCCTCCTCCGGCTCGCCCGGCAACGGATTAACGTGCTGTTCGCGATGCTCCGCGACGGCACCTTCTACGAACCCAGAACCCCACGCCTCGCTTGA
- a CDS encoding LCP family protein, with the protein MAQSSSVYEEGTKPGAVPGDGDGRGGPRPGRGRRVLRWSASALSVLILATAGAGYLYYKHLNGNIEKGRRSSGDSKARKATPNAAGQTPLNILLVGSDSRDSDENVKLGGARKDRGNPPLGDVQMLIHLAADRKSAAVVSIPRDTRVDIPECTDPKTGRTYPPVNTIINASLARGGAGCTLATWENLTGVYVDHWMTIDFAGVVKMADAIGGVEVCVRQNVWDRPLPGVSGGSGLKLTAGRKKVQGEQALQWLRTRHAWGSDPLRARAQHMYMNSMIRTLKAQNVFTDTGRLTDLAEAATRSLHVSEELGTVKKLYDLGMQLKTVPTDRITMTTLPTAADPQDRNHLVPAGTDADRVWAMIRDDVPFDGKGGEPGTRKAEKAEEVSRDPAAADDAIGVLVQNATRSSTLGPVSGRAGAVAQSLVGKGFTKAAADASGALSEERTVVRYPSAELEGDAQRVAKALGVPVSSVKRSTDVSGVTVVVGADWREGTAYPKQPAPKAGDLPGDADALNGSDTGQCMDVYAPYRW; encoded by the coding sequence ATGGCACAGAGCAGCAGTGTGTACGAGGAGGGGACGAAGCCCGGTGCCGTCCCGGGCGACGGGGACGGCCGGGGAGGTCCTCGTCCCGGCCGGGGGCGCCGCGTCCTGCGCTGGTCGGCGTCGGCTCTCTCCGTGCTGATCCTCGCTACCGCCGGCGCCGGCTACCTCTACTACAAGCACCTGAACGGCAACATCGAGAAGGGCCGGCGCAGCAGCGGCGACTCCAAGGCGCGCAAGGCCACTCCGAACGCGGCCGGGCAGACACCCCTGAACATCCTGCTGGTCGGCTCCGACAGCCGTGACTCCGACGAGAACGTGAAGCTGGGCGGCGCCCGGAAGGACCGCGGCAATCCGCCGCTGGGCGACGTGCAGATGCTCATCCATCTGGCCGCGGACCGCAAGAGCGCCGCCGTGGTGAGCATCCCGCGCGACACCCGGGTCGACATACCCGAGTGCACCGACCCGAAGACCGGGCGGACGTACCCGCCGGTCAACACGATCATCAACGCCTCGCTGGCCCGTGGCGGGGCGGGCTGCACGCTGGCGACCTGGGAGAACCTCACCGGTGTCTACGTCGACCACTGGATGACGATCGACTTCGCGGGCGTGGTGAAGATGGCGGACGCCATCGGCGGGGTCGAGGTGTGCGTGCGGCAGAACGTGTGGGACCGCCCGCTGCCCGGCGTGTCCGGCGGCTCGGGTCTGAAGCTGACGGCCGGCCGGAAGAAGGTCCAGGGCGAGCAGGCGCTCCAGTGGCTGCGCACCCGGCACGCCTGGGGCAGCGACCCGCTGCGGGCCAGGGCGCAGCACATGTACATGAACTCGATGATCCGCACGCTCAAGGCGCAGAACGTCTTCACCGACACCGGCCGGCTGACCGATCTGGCCGAGGCGGCGACCAGGTCGCTGCACGTGTCAGAGGAGCTCGGCACGGTGAAGAAGCTGTACGACCTGGGGATGCAGCTGAAGACGGTCCCGACGGACCGCATCACCATGACGACGCTGCCCACCGCCGCGGACCCGCAGGACCGCAACCACCTGGTCCCGGCCGGCACCGACGCCGACCGGGTGTGGGCCATGATCCGCGACGACGTGCCCTTCGACGGCAAGGGCGGGGAGCCGGGCACGAGGAAGGCGGAGAAGGCCGAGGAGGTTTCGCGGGATCCGGCCGCGGCGGACGACGCGATCGGCGTCCTGGTGCAGAACGCCACGCGCTCCAGCACCCTCGGTCCCGTGAGCGGGCGCGCGGGCGCCGTCGCGCAGTCGCTCGTGGGCAAGGGTTTCACGAAGGCCGCCGCGGACGCCTCGGGCGCGCTGTCCGAGGAGCGGACCGTGGTGCGCTATCCGAGCGCCGAGCTGGAGGGCGATGCGCAGCGCGTCGCCAAGGCGCTGGGCGTTCCCGTGAGTTCGGTGAAGCGGTCGACCGACGTCTCCGGCGTCACCGTCGTCGTGGGCGCCGACTGGCGCGAGGGCACGGCCTATCCGAAGCAGCCGGCTCCGAAGGCCGGGGACCTGCCCGGCGACGCGGACGCCCTCAACGGCTCGGACACCGGGCAGTGCATGGACGTGTACGCGCCCTACCGCTGGTAG
- a CDS encoding LCP family protein, which translates to MNNWSEGWSDDNRGSRYGRGSASAQPESARVMRQVRRGPAPSPGQGAYGGAAPYAGGVPQQPSYVDGGYAEPPGAYDSGYNTGQVYGSPGGRGPGGPGDGMYEPRPAPNWRRRIKVTAIMVVTVLAVTSVATYFWADSKLNRDVDLSKVIDRPEAGEGTNYLIVGSDSRAGMSAEEKKKLHTGSAKGKRTDSMMILHTGSNGPTLISLPRDSNVTIPSFKGSDSGKFYPATGRQVKLNAAYAEDGPELLVRTVEANTGLHIDHYVEIGFGGFANIVDAVGGVEMDIPQDIKDKKSGADLKKGKQTLNGEQALAFVRTRYALAGSDLDRTKNQQKFLSALANQVATPSTILNPFRLYPTMGAGLDSLVVDKDMGLFDLASMFWAMKGVSGGEGKSMNMPISGNSANGNLQWDSAKMKTLVNQLKNDETVTVSGN; encoded by the coding sequence ATGAACAATTGGTCCGAGGGATGGTCCGACGACAACCGCGGCAGCCGGTACGGACGCGGAAGCGCGAGCGCACAGCCCGAGAGCGCCCGCGTGATGCGGCAGGTCCGCCGCGGTCCGGCGCCGTCGCCCGGGCAGGGTGCCTACGGCGGCGCAGCGCCGTACGCCGGCGGGGTACCGCAGCAGCCGTCGTACGTCGACGGCGGCTACGCCGAGCCGCCGGGCGCCTACGACAGCGGCTACAACACCGGCCAGGTCTACGGCTCCCCCGGCGGCAGAGGCCCCGGCGGTCCGGGCGACGGCATGTACGAGCCGCGCCCCGCGCCGAACTGGCGCCGCCGTATCAAGGTGACGGCCATCATGGTCGTGACGGTGCTGGCCGTGACGAGCGTCGCCACGTACTTCTGGGCCGACTCCAAGCTCAACCGCGACGTCGACCTGTCGAAGGTCATCGACCGTCCGGAGGCGGGCGAGGGCACGAACTACCTGATCGTCGGCTCCGACAGCCGCGCGGGCATGTCGGCCGAGGAGAAGAAGAAGCTGCACACCGGGTCCGCCAAGGGCAAGCGCACGGACTCGATGATGATCCTGCACACCGGCAGCAACGGCCCGACGCTGATCTCGCTGCCGCGTGACTCGAACGTCACGATCCCGTCGTTCAAGGGCTCCGACTCCGGCAAGTTCTACCCGGCCACGGGCCGCCAGGTGAAGCTGAACGCGGCGTACGCGGAGGACGGCCCCGAACTGCTGGTCCGTACCGTCGAGGCCAACACGGGCCTGCACATCGACCACTACGTGGAGATCGGCTTCGGCGGCTTCGCGAACATCGTGGACGCGGTCGGCGGTGTCGAGATGGACATCCCGCAGGACATCAAGGACAAGAAGTCGGGCGCGGATCTCAAGAAGGGCAAGCAGACCCTCAACGGCGAGCAGGCCCTCGCCTTCGTCCGCACCCGCTACGCGCTCGCGGGCTCCGACCTGGACCGTACGAAGAACCAGCAGAAGTTCCTGTCGGCCCTGGCCAACCAGGTCGCCACCCCGAGCACGATCCTCAACCCGTTCAGGCTGTACCCGACCATGGGCGCGGGCCTGGACTCCCTGGTGGTCGACAAGGACATGGGCCTGTTCGACCTGGCGTCCATGTTCTGGGCGATGAAGGGCGTCAGCGGCGGCGAGGGCAAGTCGATGAACATGCCGATCTCGGGCAACTCCGCGAACGGCAACCTCCAGTGGGACAGCGCGAAGATGAAGACGCTGGTGAACCAGCTGAAGAACGACGAGACGGTCACCGTCTCGGGCAACTGA
- a CDS encoding LCP family protein, translating into MPTPPRSPRSTAAPQRRPQPSPGRAPRRPAPPVRRLKPRWGMRVVTTLSVVVLASAGIGHAVMTSLDADISRVDPFKDMKNRPQGGHGMNVLLVGTDGREKISKEERRKYRLGGAPCHCTDTIMIVHISEDRERASVVSLPRDSYAVMPAHVDRTTGKRHGAHPVKLNAAYAEGGPHLTVRTVESMTKVKIDHYLEVDFASFMRTVDVVGGVKICTAAPLKDSYTGLNLPPGRHTLAGGQALQYVRARHIDGASDLGRMKRQQRFMAALVERITSSGMLLNPMKFRDVTRAVLGSVRADKGFGTDEMLDLGRAMRNFSPSSSEFTTVPIGRMGYAVKGAGSTLKWDPVKAERLFRALREDQPLSVHRPRGAARIVSVAPQQIRVQVENGTRTPGLGRRVDAALASTGFRTTRTPVNAAARDVKRTIVAHDPRWDRSAKSLATALPGSELRPVKGLGPTLKVIAGTDFERVHKVRAEDPGQGEFGVVRGDEVACS; encoded by the coding sequence TTGCCCACGCCGCCGCGGTCCCCTCGGTCCACCGCCGCCCCGCAGCGCCGCCCGCAGCCCTCCCCCGGGCGCGCCCCGCGCAGGCCCGCGCCGCCCGTACGGCGCCTGAAGCCGCGCTGGGGGATGCGGGTGGTCACCACCCTGTCCGTGGTGGTCCTCGCGTCCGCCGGTATCGGGCACGCGGTGATGACCAGCCTGGACGCGGACATCTCCCGGGTCGATCCCTTCAAGGACATGAAGAACCGGCCGCAGGGGGGCCACGGCATGAACGTGCTGCTGGTCGGCACCGACGGCCGCGAGAAGATCAGCAAGGAGGAGCGGCGGAAGTACCGGCTGGGCGGGGCGCCCTGCCACTGCACCGACACGATCATGATCGTGCACATCTCGGAGGACCGGGAGCGGGCGAGTGTGGTGAGCCTGCCGCGCGACTCCTACGCCGTGATGCCCGCGCACGTCGACCGTACGACGGGAAAGCGGCACGGGGCGCACCCGGTCAAGCTGAACGCGGCGTACGCCGAGGGCGGGCCGCACCTGACCGTGCGGACGGTGGAGAGCATGACGAAGGTGAAGATCGACCACTACCTGGAGGTCGACTTCGCCAGCTTCATGAGGACGGTGGACGTGGTCGGGGGCGTGAAGATCTGCACCGCGGCCCCCCTGAAGGACAGCTACACCGGCCTGAACCTCCCGCCCGGACGGCACACGCTCGCCGGCGGGCAGGCACTCCAGTACGTACGCGCCCGGCACATCGACGGGGCCTCGGACCTCGGCCGGATGAAACGTCAGCAGCGCTTCATGGCGGCGCTCGTGGAACGGATCACCTCCTCGGGGATGCTCCTCAACCCGATGAAGTTCCGGGACGTGACCCGGGCGGTACTCGGTTCGGTGCGGGCCGACAAGGGCTTCGGCACGGACGAGATGCTGGACCTGGGCCGGGCCATGCGGAACTTCTCCCCCTCCTCCTCCGAGTTCACGACCGTCCCGATCGGGCGGATGGGATACGCCGTGAAGGGCGCCGGCTCCACGCTGAAGTGGGACCCCGTGAAGGCGGAGCGGCTCTTCCGCGCCCTGCGCGAGGACCAGCCGCTGTCGGTGCACCGGCCCCGCGGCGCGGCACGGATCGTCTCGGTCGCCCCCCAGCAGATCCGCGTCCAGGTGGAGAACGGCACGCGCACGCCCGGTCTGGGCCGCCGTGTCGACGCGGCCCTGGCCTCGACGGGCTTCCGTACGACCCGGACCCCGGTGAACGCCGCCGCCCGCGACGTCAAGCGCACGATCGTCGCCCACGACCCCCGCTGGGACCGCTCCGCCAAGTCCCTCGCCACGGCCCTGCCGGGCAGCGAACTCCGCCCGGTCAAGGGCCTGGGCCCGACCCTGAAGGTCATCGCGGGCACGGATTTCGAACGCGTACACAAGGTACGGGCCGAGGACCCGGGGCAGGGCGAGTTCGGGGTGGTGCGGGGGGATGAGGTGGCGTGCTCGTAG
- a CDS encoding LCP family protein gives MTQSGVRENETRQGVRQEPGPGETKPATGGPAGGGGRPRRTRRLLRWSAAVLAVLILGTAGAGYLYYRHLNGNIKKDELNLGDNKVAAPTPNAAGQTPLNILLIGSDARDTEENQKLGGARETFGAAPLADVQMLLHLSADRTNMSVISMPRDTLVKIPKCTDPDDGKVYPGTQGRTMTNQSLGNGGPGCTVATWQELTGIHIDHFVMVDFAGVVSMADAVGGVPVCVDANIHSRTSDGKGSGLKLEKGTSYIQGEQALQWLRTRYGFEDGSDLARAKAQHMYMNAMVRQLRENATLSSPNKLRRLAEEATRALTVDPGLDTVKKLYDLSDELRKVEPERITMTTMPNRYVGARVEPTEDAEQLFRLVREDIALDGKDKDREKAAEKASADPAAADDEIPVQVHNGTRTDTLAAARGRASTVTGLLKEQGFAQAVADTNGSWSQERTVVRYPSADLEGDAQRVAKALGIPLSSVKRSTDVSGVTLVVGADWREGTDYKAPKRSDKTPKSADALNGADDKACMHVDPDFTW, from the coding sequence GTGACGCAGAGCGGTGTGCGGGAGAACGAAACGCGGCAGGGCGTCCGCCAGGAACCGGGCCCGGGAGAGACCAAGCCGGCGACGGGCGGCCCAGCCGGTGGCGGGGGCCGGCCCCGGCGTACCCGGCGGCTGCTGAGGTGGTCCGCCGCCGTGCTCGCCGTCCTCATACTCGGGACGGCCGGAGCCGGATACCTCTACTACCGCCACCTGAACGGCAACATCAAGAAGGACGAGCTGAACCTCGGCGACAACAAGGTCGCCGCGCCGACGCCGAACGCCGCCGGGCAGACGCCGCTGAACATCCTGCTCATAGGCTCGGACGCGCGGGACACCGAGGAGAACCAGAAACTCGGCGGTGCCCGTGAGACGTTCGGCGCCGCGCCGCTGGCGGACGTGCAGATGCTGCTGCACCTGTCCGCCGACCGCACCAACATGTCGGTCATCAGCATGCCCCGCGACACGCTCGTGAAGATCCCGAAGTGCACCGACCCGGACGACGGGAAGGTGTACCCGGGGACCCAGGGGCGGACGATGACCAACCAGAGCCTCGGGAACGGCGGCCCGGGCTGCACCGTGGCCACCTGGCAGGAGCTCACCGGCATCCACATCGACCACTTCGTCATGGTCGACTTCGCGGGCGTGGTGTCCATGGCCGACGCCGTCGGCGGTGTCCCGGTGTGCGTCGACGCCAACATCCACTCGCGCACGTCCGACGGCAAGGGCTCGGGCCTGAAACTGGAGAAGGGCACCTCGTACATCCAGGGCGAGCAGGCCCTCCAGTGGCTGCGCACCCGCTACGGCTTCGAGGACGGCAGCGACCTCGCCCGCGCCAAGGCCCAGCACATGTACATGAACGCGATGGTCCGCCAGCTGCGCGAGAACGCCACGCTCAGCAGCCCGAACAAGCTCCGCAGACTGGCCGAGGAGGCCACCCGGGCACTGACGGTCGACCCCGGCCTCGACACCGTCAAGAAGCTCTACGACCTCAGCGACGAGCTGCGCAAGGTGGAGCCGGAGCGCATCACCATGACCACGATGCCCAACCGGTACGTCGGCGCCCGCGTGGAGCCGACCGAGGACGCCGAGCAGCTGTTCCGGCTGGTGCGGGAGGACATCGCGCTGGACGGCAAGGACAAGGACCGTGAGAAGGCCGCGGAGAAGGCCTCCGCCGACCCGGCCGCGGCCGACGACGAGATCCCCGTCCAGGTCCACAACGGCACCCGGACCGACACCCTGGCCGCGGCACGCGGGCGCGCGAGCACGGTGACCGGGCTGCTGAAGGAGCAGGGCTTCGCCCAGGCCGTCGCCGACACCAACGGCTCGTGGAGCCAGGAGCGGACCGTCGTCCGCTACCCGAGCGCCGACCTGGAGGGCGACGCCCAGCGGGTCGCCAAGGCCCTCGGGATTCCGCTGAGTTCGGTGAAGCGGTCGACCGACGTCTCCGGCGTCACACTCGTCGTGGGCGCCGACTGGCGCGAGGGCACGGACTACAAGGCGCCGAAGCGCAGCGACAAGACCCCGAAGTCGGCCGATGCGCTCAACGGCGCGGACGACAAGGCCTGTATGCACGTGGACCCGGACTTCACCTGGTGA
- a CDS encoding glycosyltransferase family 2 protein → MNANPDVRLPAVSVIMPVLDEERHLRGAVQAILAQEYAGEMEVVIALGPSTDRTDEIAAELVAEDPRVHTVPNPTGRTPAALNAAINASRHPIVVRVDGHGMLSPNYIATAVRLLEATGAQNVGGIMHAEGENDWEHAVAAAMTSKIGVGNASFHTGGEAGPAETVYLGVFRREALERQGGYNVEFIRAQDWELNFRIREAGGLIWFSPELKVSYRPRPSVKALAKQYKDYGRWRHVVARFHEGSINLRYLAPPTALCAIATGLLVGALLTPWGFVVPGGYLAAILLGSVPAGKGLPLKARLQIPVALVTMHMSWGWGFLTSPRSLARKVIASRRPAVRANANADADADAATG, encoded by the coding sequence ATGAACGCCAATCCCGACGTGCGGCTCCCCGCCGTTTCCGTGATCATGCCCGTCCTCGACGAGGAACGGCATCTGCGGGGAGCAGTCCAAGCGATCCTCGCGCAGGAGTACGCCGGCGAGATGGAGGTCGTGATCGCCCTCGGTCCGTCCACGGACCGCACGGACGAGATCGCCGCCGAGCTCGTGGCCGAAGACCCGCGCGTGCATACCGTGCCGAACCCGACCGGCCGTACGCCTGCCGCCCTGAACGCGGCGATCAACGCCTCCCGCCACCCGATCGTCGTCCGCGTCGACGGGCACGGCATGCTCTCGCCCAACTACATCGCCACCGCGGTACGGCTCCTGGAGGCGACCGGCGCGCAGAACGTCGGCGGCATCATGCACGCCGAGGGCGAGAACGACTGGGAGCACGCCGTCGCCGCCGCCATGACCTCGAAGATCGGGGTGGGCAACGCCTCCTTCCACACGGGCGGGGAGGCGGGCCCGGCCGAGACCGTCTATCTCGGTGTCTTCCGGCGCGAGGCGCTGGAGCGGCAGGGCGGCTACAACGTGGAGTTCATCCGCGCCCAGGACTGGGAGCTGAACTTCCGTATCCGCGAGGCCGGCGGGCTGATCTGGTTCTCGCCCGAGCTCAAGGTGTCGTACCGGCCGCGGCCGAGCGTGAAGGCGCTCGCCAAGCAGTACAAGGACTACGGCCGCTGGCGGCACGTCGTCGCCCGCTTCCACGAGGGGTCCATCAACCTGCGCTACCTCGCCCCGCCGACCGCCCTGTGCGCGATCGCGACCGGGCTCCTGGTGGGCGCGCTGCTGACGCCGTGGGGTTTCGTGGTGCCCGGCGGTTATCTCGCGGCGATCCTGCTCGGCTCGGTCCCGGCGGGCAAGGGGCTGCCGCTGAAGGCGCGGCTCCAGATCCCCGTGGCGCTCGTCACCATGCACATGTCGTGGGGCTGGGGCTTCCTGACCAGCCCGCGGTCGCTGGCCCGCAAGGTGATAGCGAGCCGGCGTCCGGCGGTCCGGGCGAACGCGAATGCGGACGCGGACGCGGACGCGGCCACCGGCTGA